Part of the Halopenitus persicus genome is shown below.
CAGGTAAACGGTCACCTTCACGACGTCTGCGAGCCCCTCGCCGCCGGCGGCGCTGACGACGGCGTCGACGTTCGCGAGGACCTGCTCGGTCCGGTCGGCGACGTCGCCGTCGACCGGCTCGCCGGTCTCGGGATCCGCGGGCCCGTAGCCGGAGACGTAGAGCCGGTCGCCGTCGCGGACGCCCTGCGAGTACGGGTTATCGTTGCGCGGTGCCTCGTCGGTGATCACGCGATCGGTGTCTGACATTGGTGACGTTGGGATGTGGTGTCGTGG
Proteins encoded:
- a CDS encoding Rid family detoxifying hydrolase, whose product is MSDTDRVITDEAPRNDNPYSQGVRDGDRLYVSGYGPADPETGEPVDGDVADRTEQVLANVDAVVSAAGGEGLADVVKVTVYLTDLDDYQAVNEAYGAAFEGDPPARVCVEVSRLPDDVDVEMDAIASLG